In one window of Tellurirhabdus rosea DNA:
- the blaOXA gene encoding class D beta-lactamase translates to MKPLVLFVATVLLLSFRPAARITERPDFERFFKEQKLTGSFLLYDPQRDHYTAYQFERCRKGFLPASTFKIMNTLVGLETGVLKDENSPMKWDGVKRDIEAWNQDHTLKTAFAASCVPCYQELARKIGLERMQKWVSKADYGNLDISAGNLDRFWLEGASRITQEQQVDFLRRIHEGKVPFSKRSLGILKKVMLLDEKPGYRLYGKTGWVTSLPDVGVNSVEGNTGWFVGYVEKGDKVYYFATNVESPSPAPPTFVPGRRAITEAILKEMGIL, encoded by the coding sequence ATGAAACCGCTAGTCCTCTTCGTTGCCACCGTTCTTCTGCTCAGTTTTCGCCCCGCCGCCCGCATCACCGAACGGCCGGATTTTGAGCGCTTTTTCAAGGAGCAAAAGCTCACCGGCTCTTTTCTGCTCTACGACCCGCAGCGCGACCACTACACGGCTTACCAGTTTGAACGGTGCCGCAAGGGATTTCTGCCCGCCTCGACTTTCAAGATCATGAACACGCTCGTCGGGCTGGAAACGGGCGTTCTGAAAGACGAGAACAGCCCGATGAAATGGGACGGTGTCAAACGCGATATCGAAGCCTGGAACCAGGACCACACGCTCAAAACGGCTTTTGCGGCCTCCTGCGTGCCGTGTTATCAGGAACTGGCGCGCAAAATCGGCCTGGAGCGGATGCAGAAATGGGTCAGCAAAGCCGATTATGGCAATCTGGACATTTCGGCCGGAAACCTCGACCGATTCTGGCTGGAAGGCGCTTCCCGCATTACGCAGGAACAGCAGGTCGATTTTCTGCGCCGGATTCACGAAGGGAAAGTCCCGTTTTCCAAGCGCAGCCTCGGCATTCTGAAGAAAGTGATGCTGCTCGACGAAAAACCAGGCTACCGGCTGTACGGCAAGACCGGCTGGGTCACCTCTCTGCCCGACGTGGGTGTCAACTCGGTAGAAGGCAACACGGGCTGGTTTGTCGGGTACGTCGAAAAAGGCGATAAAGTTTATTATTTCGCGACGAACGTGGAAAGCCCCTCGCCCGCTCCGCCGACTTTCGTGCCGGGCCGCCGGGCGATTACGGAGGCGATTTTGAAGGAAATGGGGATTTTGTGA
- the carB gene encoding carbamoyl-phosphate synthase large subunit codes for MPKDSSLRSVLIIGSGPIVIGQACEFDYSGSQAARSLREEGIEVSLINSNPATIMTDPINADHVYLKPLEKKSIVEILQKHQDMGRPIDAVLPTMGGQTALNLAIDCDKAGVWTKFGVRIIGVDIKAIETTEDREKFRLKMLELGVGVCKGRTARSFLEGKEIAQEIGFPLVIRPSFTLGGTGGGFVERPEDFDKALTNGLHASPVHEVLVEQSVMGWKEYELELLRDGAGNFIIICSIENFDPMGIHTGDSITVAPAMTLPDTLYQKMRDLAIMMMDGIGKFAGGCNVQFSVNPETDDIIAIEINPRVSRSSALASKATGYPIAKIAAKMAIGYNLDELINPITGSTSAFFEPAIDYVIVKVPRWNFDKFPGSDRSLGLQMKSVGEAMGIGRNFQEALQKACQSLEIRRNGLGADGKELTDQKALTESLGHPSWNRLFHIYDAFKAGMSFRTIQKLTKIDPWFLHQIEELVELEREIQKYDLDDLPPELLRTAKQKGYADRQLAHLLQVRESKVYDYRQKHNIRRVYKCVDTCAAEFEAKTPYYYSTFNNEVPIMTDRPEPVSDLPGNESVVSNRKKVVVLGSGPNRIGQGIEFDYSCVHGVLAAKECGYETIMINCNPETVSTDPDIADKLYFEPVFWEHVHAIIQHEKPEGVIVQLGGQTALKMAEKLTRYGIKIIGTSWEALDLAEDRGHFSSLLRDLDIPYPKFGTVRDSEAALDLSKDLGFPLLVRPSYVLGGQSMKIVINEQELEAHVMKILNDIPDNNILLDHFLENAIEAEADAICDGEDVHIIGIMEHIEPAGIHSGDSYALLPPFDLSENVIRQIEEYTKKIAVALKTVGLINIQFAIKDEKVYVIEANPRASRTVPFICKAYQEPYVNYATKVMLGAKKVKDFEFKPVKKGYAIKIPVFSFNKFPNVNKELGPEMKSTGEGIYFIDDLQDDFFQKVYSERNLYLSR; via the coding sequence ATGCCCAAAGATTCTTCCCTCCGCTCGGTTCTCATTATCGGCTCCGGCCCTATCGTCATCGGTCAGGCGTGTGAATTCGACTATTCCGGCTCGCAGGCGGCTCGTTCGCTGCGCGAAGAAGGCATCGAAGTGTCGCTGATCAACTCCAATCCGGCCACCATCATGACCGACCCGATCAACGCCGATCACGTCTACCTGAAGCCGCTGGAAAAGAAATCCATCGTCGAAATCCTGCAAAAACACCAGGATATGGGTCGCCCCATCGACGCCGTGCTGCCGACCATGGGCGGCCAGACCGCCCTGAACCTCGCCATCGACTGCGACAAGGCCGGCGTCTGGACGAAGTTTGGCGTCCGCATCATCGGGGTGGACATCAAGGCCATCGAGACCACGGAAGACCGCGAGAAATTCCGGCTCAAAATGCTGGAACTGGGCGTGGGCGTCTGCAAAGGCCGCACGGCGCGGTCTTTCCTCGAAGGCAAGGAAATCGCGCAGGAAATCGGCTTTCCGCTGGTGATTCGCCCGTCGTTTACGCTCGGCGGAACCGGCGGCGGCTTCGTGGAACGCCCCGAAGATTTTGACAAAGCTCTGACGAACGGCCTGCACGCCTCGCCGGTCCACGAAGTACTGGTGGAACAGAGCGTGATGGGCTGGAAAGAATACGAACTGGAACTGCTGCGCGACGGCGCGGGTAATTTCATCATTATCTGCTCCATCGAAAACTTCGACCCGATGGGAATCCACACGGGCGACTCCATCACGGTCGCCCCGGCCATGACCCTGCCCGATACGCTCTACCAGAAAATGCGCGACCTCGCCATCATGATGATGGACGGCATCGGCAAATTTGCGGGCGGTTGTAACGTGCAGTTCTCGGTCAACCCCGAAACGGACGATATCATCGCCATCGAAATCAACCCGCGCGTGAGCCGCTCGTCGGCCCTGGCGTCGAAAGCAACGGGCTACCCCATTGCCAAGATCGCGGCGAAAATGGCCATCGGCTACAACCTCGACGAACTCATCAACCCGATCACGGGCTCGACCTCGGCCTTCTTCGAACCGGCCATCGACTACGTGATCGTGAAGGTGCCGCGCTGGAACTTCGACAAATTCCCCGGCTCCGACCGCTCGCTGGGCCTGCAGATGAAATCCGTGGGTGAAGCGATGGGCATCGGCCGGAACTTCCAGGAAGCCCTCCAGAAAGCCTGTCAGTCGCTCGAAATCCGCCGCAACGGCCTCGGCGCCGACGGCAAGGAACTGACCGACCAGAAGGCGCTTACCGAAAGCCTCGGCCACCCGAGCTGGAACCGGCTGTTCCACATCTACGACGCCTTCAAGGCCGGGATGTCGTTCCGCACGATTCAGAAACTGACCAAAATCGACCCGTGGTTCCTGCACCAGATCGAAGAACTGGTGGAACTGGAGCGCGAGATTCAGAAATATGACCTCGACGACCTGCCGCCCGAACTGCTGCGCACGGCCAAGCAGAAAGGCTATGCCGACCGCCAGCTGGCCCACCTGCTGCAGGTCCGGGAAAGCAAGGTGTACGATTACCGCCAGAAGCACAACATCCGGCGCGTGTACAAGTGCGTAGACACCTGCGCCGCCGAGTTTGAGGCCAAAACGCCGTACTACTATTCGACCTTCAACAACGAGGTGCCCATCATGACCGACCGCCCCGAGCCGGTTTCGGACCTGCCGGGCAACGAATCGGTGGTGAGCAACCGCAAGAAAGTCGTGGTGCTGGGCTCCGGCCCCAACCGCATCGGGCAGGGCATCGAGTTCGACTACTCCTGCGTCCACGGTGTGCTGGCGGCGAAAGAGTGCGGGTACGAGACGATCATGATCAACTGTAACCCGGAAACGGTTTCGACCGACCCCGACATTGCCGACAAGCTGTACTTTGAGCCGGTGTTCTGGGAGCACGTCCACGCCATCATCCAGCACGAAAAGCCGGAAGGCGTGATCGTGCAGCTCGGCGGGCAGACGGCCCTGAAAATGGCCGAAAAGCTGACGCGTTACGGCATCAAGATCATCGGCACAAGCTGGGAAGCCCTTGACCTGGCCGAAGACCGGGGTCACTTTTCCAGCCTGCTCCGCGACCTCGACATCCCGTATCCGAAGTTCGGCACGGTGCGCGATTCAGAAGCGGCCCTCGACCTGTCGAAAGACCTGGGCTTCCCGCTGCTGGTGCGGCCGAGCTACGTCCTGGGCGGGCAGTCGATGAAGATCGTCATCAACGAGCAGGAACTGGAAGCGCACGTGATGAAAATCCTGAACGACATTCCGGACAACAACATCCTGCTCGACCATTTCCTCGAAAACGCCATCGAAGCCGAGGCGGACGCGATTTGCGACGGCGAGGACGTACACATCATCGGCATCATGGAGCATATCGAACCGGCGGGTATTCACTCCGGCGACTCGTACGCCCTGCTGCCGCCTTTTGACCTGAGCGAGAATGTGATCCGGCAGATTGAGGAGTACACGAAGAAAATCGCCGTAGCCCTGAAAACGGTGGGTCTGATCAACATCCAGTTCGCCATCAAGGACGAGAAGGTGTACGTCATCGAAGCCAACCCGCGCGCGAGCCGGACGGTGCCGTTCATCTGCAAAGCCTACCAGGAACCGTACGTGAACTACGCCACGAAGGTGATGCTGGGTGCCAAAAAGGTGAAGGATTTCGAATTCAAGCCCGTGAAAAAAGGGTACGCTATAAAGATTCCGGTGTTCTCGTTCAACAAATTCCCGAACGTCAACAAGGAACTGGGTCCGGAGATGAAGTCAACCGGCGAAGGCATCTACTTCATTGATGATTTGCAAGATGATTTCTTCCAGAAAGTCTACTCGGAGCGGAATCTGTACCTGAGCCGCTAA
- a CDS encoding DUF2264 domain-containing protein, translated as MKRRNFLAGLALTPAISPSLAFTQTPPADDRAYWLQTLLKVAGPVLTAAAAGQLKDKMPVESAPKQLEGRKKVTYLEALGRTLTGLSPWLDAEVPAAERSQQQRFGELARQAIARSVDPQAPTFLNFTSGGQPLVDAAFLAHALLRAPKALWEKLDARTQQNLVAALTSTRAIKPGFNNWLLFSGMVEAALLRFTGKADEMRLDYALRQHEQWYKGDGAYGDGPNFHWDYYNSFVIQPMMLDIVRTMQEAGKGQKGLYETVLARAQRYAVIQERMIAPDGSFAAYGRSLAYRCGAFQHLAQMALQKQLPAELTPAQVRSALTAVIRRTMEAPGTYDGGGWLQIGLCGHQPSIGETYISTGSLYLCTAAFVPLGLPADDPFWSNPAQDWTARKIWSGQDIKADHAY; from the coding sequence ATGAAGCGCAGAAATTTTCTGGCCGGACTGGCCCTTACCCCCGCTATTTCCCCGTCGCTTGCTTTCACCCAAACGCCGCCCGCCGACGACCGGGCCTACTGGCTCCAGACGCTGCTGAAAGTGGCCGGACCCGTGCTCACCGCCGCCGCCGCCGGGCAACTGAAGGACAAAATGCCCGTGGAATCGGCCCCGAAACAACTGGAAGGGCGCAAAAAGGTGACCTATCTCGAAGCCCTCGGCCGAACCCTCACGGGCCTGTCGCCCTGGCTCGACGCGGAGGTTCCGGCGGCCGAACGGTCCCAGCAGCAGCGTTTCGGCGAACTGGCCCGGCAGGCCATCGCCCGCTCCGTTGACCCGCAGGCCCCGACGTTTCTGAACTTCACGTCCGGCGGGCAGCCGCTGGTGGACGCCGCCTTTCTGGCCCACGCCCTCCTCCGCGCACCCAAAGCGTTGTGGGAAAAACTGGACGCCAGAACGCAGCAGAATCTGGTGGCGGCGCTGACTTCCACCCGCGCCATCAAACCGGGTTTCAACAACTGGCTGCTTTTCAGCGGCATGGTGGAAGCGGCCCTGCTCAGGTTCACCGGTAAGGCCGACGAAATGCGCCTCGACTACGCGCTCCGCCAGCACGAACAATGGTACAAGGGCGACGGGGCTTACGGCGACGGCCCGAATTTCCACTGGGATTATTACAACAGCTTTGTTATCCAGCCGATGATGCTTGACATTGTCCGGACGATGCAGGAAGCGGGCAAAGGCCAGAAAGGGCTGTATGAAACGGTACTGGCCCGGGCGCAGCGGTACGCCGTCATTCAGGAACGGATGATTGCGCCGGATGGCTCGTTTGCGGCCTACGGACGGTCGCTGGCTTACCGCTGCGGGGCGTTTCAGCACCTGGCGCAGATGGCTTTGCAGAAACAGCTGCCCGCCGAACTGACGCCCGCGCAGGTCCGCTCGGCCCTCACGGCCGTGATCCGCCGGACGATGGAAGCACCGGGCACGTACGACGGCGGCGGATGGCTCCAGATCGGGCTGTGCGGCCACCAGCCTTCCATCGGCGAAACCTACATTTCCACCGGAAGCCTGTACCTCTGCACGGCCGCGTTTGTGCCGCTGGGCCTCCCGGCCGACGACCCGTTCTGGAGCAACCCCGCCCAGGATTGGACCGCCCGTAAAATCTGGTCCGGACAGGACATTAAAGCCGATCACGCGTACTGA